Part of the Cellulomonas hominis genome, GCGGGTCGAGGGGCTGCTGCCGGACTGGGCGTTCTTCGTGCGCTGCGCGATCGACGCGTCCGGCCTGCGTCCCACCGCCTCCCGCGAGCAGCTCTACACCGACGAGGTGCTGCTGGCCACGCAGGAGGCGCTCGCCGCCCAGGTGCGCGCCTGGACGCTGCGCACCCTGGAGTCCGGCACCGCGCTGGCCCGGCAGTTCGTGGCGACGCACCACCTCGCGGTGCGCTCGCTGGCGCTGACCGACGACACGATGCTCGACCTGGCCGCGCGGATCCTGCCGTACGAGACCACCGACGGGACGCTGACCCTCGCCGAGGTGGCGGCCGAGCACGGCCGGGTCGTGTACGCGCCGACCCTCGAGGACTACAAGCGGATCGCGCCCGTGGCCCGCGCCCAGGGCGTCGCGGTGGTGAACGCCGGGTACGTGTACGACGCCGACCTGCTGGCCCGGCTCGGCGCGCGGTCCCGGCTCGGGGTCGAGGTCCGCCCGCTCGGCGCCGGGGACATCGCCCAGGTGCTCGCGCCGGTCGCCCCCGAGCGCGAGCTGGCCACCCTCGACGCCGTGCGCGCCGCCGGGGACGTTCTGCGCCCGCTGGACTGCGAGCCGCTGCTGCGCACGTTCGAGCCCGCCGACCTGCCCGCCGTCCTCCTGCACGACCGGGACGGCGAGCACCAGCGCGACCTGCGCGCCGCGATGGCCGCCGCCGACGACGTGTGGAGCGACGTGCTCGCCGGGTTCGCCGCGCCCGCCGCCGCGCGGCAGCTCGTCCTCAACGACGCGAACCCGCTGGTGCGGGACCTGCTGGGCGCGCCGCCCGGCGAGGTCGCGGCCGCCGGCCTGCGGTCGCTGTACGTCTCGGCGCTGCTGCTCGCGGGCGAGCCGCTGCGGGCGCGGGACGCCGAGCTGATGTCCGGCTCCCTGGCGGTGCTGCTGCGCGCCGGGCTGGCCGGGGGCACCCACGACGACGCGGCCGGGGGACCGGCCGGGGAGGAGCAGGCGTGATCACACCCCACGCCACCACTCGCTGCGCTCGCGCTGACGAGGGGACCCGGAGATGAGCCGCACGCTGGACGAGGCGAACCAGGAGATCACCCGGGTACGGCAGATGCCGTACGGGCTCGCGCGCACCCAGGCCGCCGAGCGGCAGGTGCGGCTCGTGGACGCCGAGGGCCCCGACGCCGCCCGGGCGTACGCGCTCGGCACGCTCGTCGAGGCGTACCAGTGGGGCGGGGAGGTCGACCGGTCGTTCGTCGCGTTCGCCCGGCTGCTGCGCTGGTGGGACGAGCACCCCGAGCAGTTCGACGACGCGGACCGGCACAGCCTGTTCTGGTCGTTCAAGTGGATGGTCAGCGGCCTCGCGGACTTCCCGACGGTGCCGGCCGAGCAGATCGACCGCACGCTCGCCGACATGGAGCGGCGGTACGCCCTGGCCGGCAACGGGATGGACGCCGTCGCCTACGAGCGGTTCGCCTGGGCCCGGCAGCGCGGCGCCGCGGACGCCGAGGCGGCCTACCAGGCGTGGGTCGCCACCCCGCGGGACGCGTACTCGCAGTGCGAGGCGTGCGACCCCGGCGACCGCGCCGCCTGGCTGCTGGCGACCGACCGCGTCGACGAGGGGATCCGGCTCATCGAGCAGACCCTCGCCCAGGACCCGTCGTGCGCCTCCGAGCCCGCCGACATGCTGTCCTACCTCGCCGAGGCCTACCTGGAGACCGGACGGCCCCGGGACGCCGCGCGCACCCACCGGCGGGCCGTCGCCGCGCTCGCGGAGGCGGAGTCCGACATGGTCGGCGCCCGCGGCCGGCGCATCCGGCTGCTGGCCCGCGGCGGGCAGGTCGACCGGGCGCTGCGCGCGATCGAGGCCGACCAGCAGTACCTCACGGGCGGGGACACGCCCTACTCCCGGCTGGCCTTCGCCCGGCTGGTCGGTGCCGCGACCCACGTGCTGCGGGACGCCCACGGGGACCGTTCGCTGCGGCTCGCGACCGTGCCCGCCGCCACCGTCGCGGAGCTGGACGACTGGCTGCGGGCGCAGGCCGAGACGCTCGCCGCGCAGTTCGACGCCCGGAACGGGACGACCGCGGAGGCCGAGTCGGTCGCCCGGGCGTGGCGGACCCGGCCCGCGGACGAGGTGCTGGACCTGGACGTGCTGCCGCGAGGGCTGGACCGGCCTTCCGGGGCGGCGCCCGCGCCCGCGGCGCCCGCCGCCTCGCACGCCGCACCGCCCGTGACGCCGGACGCGCTGCTCGCCGAGGCCGAGCGGCTCGCGGCCGCGGGCGACCAGGAGGCCGCCGCCGGGGCGTACCTGGACGCCGCCGTCGCCGCCGAGGGCGCCGGACTGCTGGTCGAGTCGGGCTTCGCGTACGCCGAGGCGGCGCACTGCGCCCAGGTGCTCGGGGACGACGACGGCGCCGCCTCCGGGTACGCCGCCGCGGTCGCCCGGCTGCGGGCCGGCGCCGTCGCGCCGACGGTCGCCGCGCCGGTGGTCGTCGCGTGGGCCGCGGCCGCCGCCGTCACCGGGGACGCCGAGGTCGTGCTGGCCGAGGCGGACCGGCTGCTGGCCGCGCTCGGCGCCGCACCGGTGCCCGCCGACGACCTCGACCCGGCGCTCGCCGCACGGGAGCAGGGCGCCGTCCGCCGCGCCTCCGCCGACCTCGACGACGCCGCCGCCCGGCTGCTCGCGACCCTGGGTGGCCCCGAGCGGGACGGCGCTGGTGCCGAGCGCGCGCAGCGGGCCGCCGAGGCGTACGCCGGCCTCGGGGCGCTCGCGGACGCCGCGCACGCGTTCTGGCTGGCCGGGCGGCTGCACGACCAGCTGGGGCACGTGGACGAGGCCGTGTGGAACCTGGAGTCCGCGATGGAGGGCTTCGCCGCGGCCCGCCGGCGGGACCCGCACGGCGAGGTGGCGAACGCGCTGGTCGACGTCCTGCGCCGCTCGGGGCAGGAGGCCCGCGCCGACGACCTGGCCCGCACCCTCACGTCCTGACCCCGTGGGGCCCTGCCCCCGCCGGGACCGGCCGCCGGTGCGCCCGCGCCCCGGTGCCCTGTGCTCAGCGCGTCGTCGGTTGGGCAGCGCGTCGTCGGGTGGGCAGCGGCGAGATCGGTGGTCCGCGCCGAGATCGGTCGCCGGACGGACCGATCTCGGCGGGACGTGCCGATGTCGGCGAGCCTGGTGCGCCGGCGCCGGCGTCGGGGTCGGAGCCCGCGCGGGTGTCCGGGGAGCGGGCGCGGCGGGATACCGTCGGAGGGTGAGTCCGGCCGTGGTGTTCCTGCCCGACACCGCCCTGCTCGTCCCCGGGGCGGCCGGCCGGGCGGACCCCGCGGCCGCGCTGCGCGAGGCGGCCGTCGCCGCGGTCCGGGAGGCGTCCGGCGTCACCGACGGGCCCGTGCTGGTCGTCGCCCCCGCGCGCCGGGCCCGCACGATCGCCCACCCGGTCGCGACCGGGCTCGGCGCCACCGGCCTCGCCGCGCCGTCCGGGCCCGACCGCCCCGCCGCGCGCGCCGACGTCCCCGCCTCCGTCGCGCTCGTGCTGCTGCGCGCCGCCGCCGTGTCGGCCCCGGTGGACGTGGTCGAGGTGCCGCGCGCGGCCGCCGAGGTCCCGGTGCTCCCGCCGGGTGCCGCGCTGCTCGTGGTCGTCGGGTCGCCCAGCGCCCGGCAGGGCGTCGACGCTCCGCTGGCGGAGGACCCCCGCGCCGCCGAGGTGGACGCCGCGCTGCTCGCCGGCCTGGCCGGCGGCCCGGCCGCGCTCGCGTCGGCGCTGGTCGCGCTCGGCCCGCGGGACGCCGCCGCGCTCGCGGTGTCCGGGTGGGCGCCGTGGTCCGCGGCGCTCGCCGCCCTGGGCGATGAACCGGTCCGCGTCGCCGCGCACGTCCCCGCCGTCGTCGCCGGCGCCCCGCACTGCGTGACCGCGTGGCTGCCGGCCCGACCCGAGAACCACCCCGAGGAGACCCGTTGACCCTCGTCGTCGCCGTCGTCGGCCCGACCGCGACCGGCAAGTCCGACCTGGGCGTGGCCCTGGCCGAGCACCTGGGGGGCGAGGTGGTGAACGCCGACGCGCTGCAGCTCTACCGCGGCCTGGACATCGGCACCGCCAAGCTCACCGTCCCGGAGCGCCGCGGGGTGCCGCACCACCTGCTCGACGTGCTCGAGCCGGACGAGGACGCCTCGGTGGCCTCGTACCAGGCGGACGCCCGCGCGGCGGTGGCCGGCATCGCCGCGCGCAGGCACCGGCCGGTCGTCGTCGGCGGGTCCGGCCTGTACGTGCGCGCGCTGCTCGACCGCATCGAGTTCCCGGGCACCGACGCGGAGGTCCGCGCGCGGCTGGAGGAGCGGGTCGAGGCGGAGGGTGCGCGGGCCCTGCACGCGGAGCTCGAGCGGCTGGACCCGGTCGCGGCCGAGGGCATCGGCCCCCGGAACGCCCGGCGCATCGTGCGGGCGCTGGAGGTCATCGCGCTGACCGGCCGGCCGTACTCCGCGAACCTGCCGGGGCACGACTACGCGGTCCCGGCCGTGCAGATCGGCCTGGACTGCGACCGGGCGGTGCTGGACGAGCGGGTGCTGGCCCGGGTGGACCGGATGTGGGCGGCCGGGCTGGTCGAGGAGGTCCGCGGCCTGCGGGACCGGATCGGGCGGACGGCGTCGCGCGCGGTCGGGTACGCGGAGGTGCTCGCGATGCTCCGGGGCGGGCTCACGGAGGACGAGGCCCGCGCGCAGGTGGTCGCGGGGACCCGCCGGCTGGCGCGCAAGCAGATGGGCTGGTTCGGCCGGGACCCGCGGGTGCACTGGCTGGACGCGCGCGACCCGGACCTCGTGGACCGGGCTCTCGCGCTGGTGGCGGACGCCGACGCCGGGGCCCTCGGCCTCGCCACGGACGACCCGGCTCCGCGCCGTAGTCTGGGGTCATGACCGCCCCCGTCGCCCCCGAGACCGCCGCGCGCACGCTGCACGCCACCAAGGGGCACGGCACCCAGAACGACTTCGTGCTGCTGGACGGCCGCACCGGCGTCGACCTCGGTGCGGACCTGGTCCGGGCGCTGGCCGACCGTCGCGCGGGCATCGGCGGCGACGGGGTGATCCGCCTCGTGGCGAGCGCCGACCTGCCGGAGGGCGCGGCCGTGCTGGCGGAGGACGCCGCGGCGACGTGGTTCATGGACTACCGGAACGCGGACGGCTCGATCGCGGAGATGTGCGGCAACGGCGTCCGCGTGGTCGCCGCGTACGCGCGGTCGCTCGGCCTGTGGGACCCCGCCGACGGCGAGCTCGTGCTCGGCACCCGCGCGGGCGTGCGCCGGGTGCGCGAGGTCGAGGGGCCCGCGGGCGAGCTCTGGTACGCCGTCGACATGGGCACCTGGTTCCTGCCGGGCGGGGAGCAGGCGGCAGCGGACGGGTTCGACGCGCAGGTGGCCGTCGCCGGCCTGGACGTGCCGCGCCCGGCGCTCAGTGTCGACCTCGGCAACCCGCACACGGTCCTGGCGCTCGCGGGCGAGGCGGAGCTCGACGCCGCCGACCTCACGCGCGCCCCGGCCGTCGAGCCGGTGCCGCCGCACGGCACGAACGTCGAGCTGGTCGTGCCGCTCGGCGAGGAGCGCGACGCCGACGGCGCGGCGCTGGGCCGGGTGCGGATGCGGGTGCACGAGCGCGGCGTGGGGGAGACCCGCTCGTGCGGGACCGGCGCGTGCGCCGCGGCGCTCGCGGTCCGCGCGTGGGCCGGCCCGCAGGCGCCGGACGTGTGGCTCGTGGACGTGCCGGGCGGGACCGTGCGGGTGAGCGTCCTCGCGGACGGGCACGTCGAGCTCGCCGGCCCGGCGGTGCTCGTCGCGGACCTCGACGTCGACCCCACCGCGCTCGCGGGCTGACCGGCCGGGGAACACCCGCGGCCCGCCCCGGCGTTCGACCTGGCGTGACCACCGACGCCCTGCCGCTCGACGCCGCCGCCCTCGGCGCGCCCCTGGGGGCCGCCGCGACGTTCGTGCAGCTGTCCTCGGGGTTCTGCGCGCCGTGCCGGGCGACCCGTCGCGTGCTGGAGCGCGTGGTGGCGACCGGGGACGGCGTCGCGCACGTCGAGGTGGACGTCGCCGACCGCGCCGACCTGGCCGCCCGGTTCGCCGTCACCGAGACCCCGACGGTCGTCGTGCTCGACGCGGCGGGCGTCCCGGTCGCGCGCGCCACCGGCGTGCCGAGCCTCGCGCAGGCCCGGGCGGCCGTCGCAGCGCTCGCGCGCCCCTGAGCCGGCGCAGCGCGCCTCAGCCCGCGGCGACCACCCGCAGCACCCGGAACCCCCGCGCCGTCGCCACCCGGTCGACGGCGGCGACCCCCGCGAGCTCGTCGGCTAGCCACCGCAGCAGCGAGTCGGACCCGAGGTTCTTCGCCACCACCAGGTACGCCTCGCCGCCCGGCACCAGCCGGCGCAGCCACTGCCGCAGCATCGCGTGCAGCGTCTCCTTGCCCACCCGGATCGGCGGGTTCGACCAGATCGCGGCGAACCGCACGTCGTCCGGCACGTCCTCGGGGCGCACCGCGCGCAGCCCGTCCAGCCCGAGCCCGGCCGCGTTCCGCCGGGTGAGGTCCAGCGCGCGCTCGTTGACGTCGACGGCCCAGACGCGCGCGTGCGGGGCGAGCAGCCCGAGGCTGAGCGCGACGGGCCCCCAGCCGCAGCCGAGGTCGAGCAGGTCGCCGTCGCGCGGCGGGTCGGGCACGTGCCGCAGCAGCACGTCGGTGCCGGCGTCCAGGTGGTCGGGGGAGAACACCCCGCCCGCGGTCTCGACCGTGACGTCGCGGCCCGCGAGGTGCACGGTGCGCGTGCGGCGCTCGTCGGGGGACGCGGGCTCGGCGGTGAAGTAGTGCTCGGTGCCGGTCACGACCGCGACCCTACCGGGCGTCCGCCGGTGGCGAATTGCCTCGCGTCGGCCCTCCCGGCGCGCGACACTGGTACGCGGGCGCCGACGACGGACCGCCCGATCCCCGACCGCGAAGGAACCGCGTGAACGACCCCCAGAACCCCACGACGCGCGAGCAGGACGCCCAGGAGACCGCCGTGGACGCGCAGCAGGCCGAGCGCGACGCCCAGCGGGTCGCCGACGACGTCGTGGCACGCGTGCTCGCGCGGGCGGGCACCGCGGTCCACGAGGGCGCGACCGTCCACACGGCCCACGACGGCGAGCAGCTCGACCTGGAGGAGCGCACGTCGCTGCGCCGGGTCGCGAACCTGTCCACCGAGCTCCAGGACGTCACCGAGGTCGAGTACCGGCAGCTGCGCCTCGAGCGCGTCGTGCTGGTCGGGCTCTGGGGCTCCGGCACCCAGGAGTCCGCGGAGATCTCGCTGCGCGAGCTCGCGGCGCTGGCGGAGACCGCCGGCTCCGAGGTGCTCGACGGCCTGCTGCAGCGCCGGCACACCCCGGACCCGGGCACGTACCTCGGCTCCGGCAAGGCCGCCGAGCTCGCGGGCGTCGTCGCGGCGGTCGGCGCGGACACCGTGGTCGTCGACGGCGAGCTCGCCCCGTCCCAGCGCCGCGCGCTGGAGGACGTGGTCAAGGTCAAGGTCGTCGACCGGACGGCGCTGATCCTCGACATCTTCGCCCAGCACGCCAAGTCCCGGGAGGGCAAGGCGCAGGTGGAGCTCGCGCAGCTCGAGTACCTGCTCCCGCGCCTGCGCGGCTGGGGCGAGTCGATGTCCCGGCAGGCCGGTGGCCAGGTCGGCGGCGCCGGTGCGGGCATGGGCTCCCGCGGTCCCGGTGAGACGAAGATCGAGCTGGACCGCCGGCGCATCCGCAACCGGATGGCGAAGCTCCGCCGCGAGATCGCCGCGATGGAGCCGGCCCGGCAGACCAAGCGGGCGTCGCGGAAGAAGAACGCGATCCCGTCCGTCGCGATCGCCGGGTACACCAACGCCGGCAAGTCCTCGCTGCTCAACCGCCTGACCGACGCCGGCGTGCTGGTGGAGAACGCGCTGTTCGCCACCCTGGACCCGACCGTCCGGCGCGCGCAGGCCGCGGACGGCCGCGTGTACACGCTCGCGGACACCGTCGGGTTCGTGCGGAACCTGCCGCACCAGCTCGTCGAGGCGTTCCGGTCCACCCTGGAGGAGGTCGCGGACGCCGACCTCGTCCTGCACGTCGTGGACGCGTCGCACCCGGACCCCGAGGGGCAGATCGCCGCCGTGCGGCACGTGTTCGCGGACATCCCGGGCGCCATGGACGTGCCCGAGATCATCGTCCTGAACAAGGCCGACCTCGCGGAGCCCGAGGCGCTGGCGCGGCTGCGGTCGCGGGAGCACGGGGCGGTCGTCGTCTCGGCGCACACCGGCGAGGGCGTCGACGCGCTGCAGGCCGTCATCGCGGACCAGCTGCCGCGCCCGGGCGTGACCGTCGACGTGGTGATCCCGTACGACCGCGGCGACCTGGTGCACCGGGTGCACGAGACGGGCGAGATCGACGCCGAGGAGCACACGCCGCACGGCACCGCGCTGCGCGGCCGGGTGGACGCGGGCCTCGCGTCGGAGCTGACGGCCGCGGCGGTCCAGGTCCGGTAGCCCGCCGGCCGGGCCGCGGCCGGGCGCGCGGCCCGCCGTGTCCCCGGCGGCGACTACCCTGTCCGGGTGCCCGATCCCGCCCCCGACGTCGACCACCTGCTCGACGTGGCGGTGGCGGCCCTGGGCGGGTCGCCGCGCGAGGGCCAGCTCCGGATGGCGCGCGAGGTCGCGGGCGCGATCGAGCGGGGCGAGCACCTCATGGTGCAGGCCGGCACCGGCACCGGGAAGTCGCTCGGCTACCTGGTGCCCTCGGTCCGGCACGCGGTGCTCGCGGAGGAGCGCGTCGTCGTGTCCACCGCGACCCTGGCGCTCCAGCGCCAGGTGATGACCCGCGACCTCCCGCTCGTCGCCGACGCACTCGCGCCCGAGCTGCCGCGCAGGCCCCGGATCGCGCTGCTCAAGGGCTGGCACAACTACGTCTGCGTGCACAAGACCGCGGGCGGCTACCCGCCGGACGACCAGGGCATGCTGTTCGACCTGGGGGACCACGGCGCGGCCGAGCACCCCGCGACGACAGAGGCACCCGACGCGCCGGAGGGCGGGACGCCCGAGAAGGAGCCGCTCGGCGCCCAGGTCGTCCGGCTGCGGGAGTGGGCCGAGGCGACCGACTCGGGCGATCGGGACGACCTGGTCCCCGGCGTCACCGACCGCGCCTGGCGGCAGGTGTCCGTGACCTCGCTGGAGTGCCTGGGGCAGCGGTGCCCGATGCTGGAGGAGTGCTTCCCGGAGCGCGCCCGGGCCGCCGCGCGCGCCGCCGACGTCGTCGTCACGAACCACGCGATGCTCGGCGTCGCCGCGTCCGGCTCGCCGAACGTCCTGCCCGAGCACCAGGTGCTCGTGGTCGACGAGGCGCACGAGCTCGCGGACCGGGTCACGGCGCAGTCGACGGCCGAGATGTCCGTCGGCGCGGTCGAGCACGCCGGGCGGATGGCGCGCCGGCACGGGGGCGTCGCGACGACCGAGCTCGACGGCGCCGCGGCCGCGCTCGGCGCCGCCCTGATCCACCTGCCGGAGGGGAGGTTCGCGGACGGCCTGCCCGAGGGCACCCGGTCCGCCGTCGCGATGGTGCGGGACGCCGCGCGCGGGCTGCTGACGGCGCTGCGGCCCGAGAAGCCGGCGTCGGGCGAGGCCGCGCCCGCCGACTCGGGTCTGAAGATCGCGTCGTCGGCGGTCCTCGCCCTGTTCGAGGTCGCCGACCGCATGGCCGCCGACGCCGACGACCAGAGGTACACCGTGCTGTGGTGCTCGCGCGGCGAGCGGGACGGCGCCACCCGGATCTACGCGGCGCCCCTCGCGGTGAACGGGCTCATCCGCACGCACCTGCTGTCCGGCCGGGCCTCGGTGCTCACCTCCGCGACCCTCAGCCTCGGCGGGGAGTTCCGGTCGATGGCGCGGGCGATCGGCCTCGAGGGCGCGGGGGAGGCCGCCGCGGCGACCGCCTCCGCCGCGACCACGGCCCTCGCGGCGCCGGGCGGGAGCGAGGGCACCACC contains:
- the dapF gene encoding diaminopimelate epimerase gives rise to the protein MTAPVAPETAARTLHATKGHGTQNDFVLLDGRTGVDLGADLVRALADRRAGIGGDGVIRLVASADLPEGAAVLAEDAAATWFMDYRNADGSIAEMCGNGVRVVAAYARSLGLWDPADGELVLGTRAGVRRVREVEGPAGELWYAVDMGTWFLPGGEQAAADGFDAQVAVAGLDVPRPALSVDLGNPHTVLALAGEAELDAADLTRAPAVEPVPPHGTNVELVVPLGEERDADGAALGRVRMRVHERGVGETRSCGTGACAAALAVRAWAGPQAPDVWLVDVPGGTVRVSVLADGHVELAGPAVLVADLDVDPTALAG
- a CDS encoding ATP-dependent DNA helicase, whose translation is MPDPAPDVDHLLDVAVAALGGSPREGQLRMAREVAGAIERGEHLMVQAGTGTGKSLGYLVPSVRHAVLAEERVVVSTATLALQRQVMTRDLPLVADALAPELPRRPRIALLKGWHNYVCVHKTAGGYPPDDQGMLFDLGDHGAAEHPATTEAPDAPEGGTPEKEPLGAQVVRLREWAEATDSGDRDDLVPGVTDRAWRQVSVTSLECLGQRCPMLEECFPERARAAARAADVVVTNHAMLGVAASGSPNVLPEHQVLVVDEAHELADRVTAQSTAEMSVGAVEHAGRMARRHGGVATTELDGAAAALGAALIHLPEGRFADGLPEGTRSAVAMVRDAARGLLTALRPEKPASGEAAPADSGLKIASSAVLALFEVADRMAADADDQRYTVLWCSRGERDGATRIYAAPLAVNGLIRTHLLSGRASVLTSATLSLGGEFRSMARAIGLEGAGEAAAATASAATTALAAPGGSEGTTPAAGAAASGSGSSAATTTLPWHGVDVGSPFDYPRQGILYIARRLPPPGREPATDAQLDEIAELVTAAGGRTLGLFSSRRAAVAVGEAMRERLDVPVLVQGEDQLPTLVRRFAEDEATCLFGTLSLWQGVDVPGRSNQLVLIDRIPFPRPDDPVRSARSEAVAAAGGNGFMSVAATHAALLLAQGAGRLIRSVDDRGVVAVLDPRLATARYGEFLARSLPAFWRTTDREVALGALRRLAAA
- a CDS encoding thioredoxin family protein — its product is MTTDALPLDAAALGAPLGAAATFVQLSSGFCAPCRATRRVLERVVATGDGVAHVEVDVADRADLAARFAVTETPTVVVLDAAGVPVARATGVPSLAQARAAVAALARP
- a CDS encoding HSP90 family protein; translation: MTDPAGRAFQVDLHGVVDLLARHLYSGPRVYLRELLQNGVDAITARRAADPGCPATVRLRPLPDGSLAVVDSGIGLTRAEAEELLATVGRSSKRDLDLGLGREEFLGQFGIGLLSAFMVADEIELVSRSARDPGAPAVRWTGRADGSYDLVELPGADVAPGSTVRLRPRRDLEHWLAGETVAALAAEFGSLLPVDVAVEVPLGVGPVPHAPASDAPWPADGSPRPGHVWRRVTAPDLPWARTHADEAERTRALTRYCEETFGFTPLAHLDLEVPLAGVTGVAFLLPAAVPPGGGGTHRVSLKRMLLGARVEGLLPDWAFFVRCAIDASGLRPTASREQLYTDEVLLATQEALAAQVRAWTLRTLESGTALARQFVATHHLAVRSLALTDDTMLDLAARILPYETTDGTLTLAEVAAEHGRVVYAPTLEDYKRIAPVARAQGVAVVNAGYVYDADLLARLGARSRLGVEVRPLGAGDIAQVLAPVAPERELATLDAVRAAGDVLRPLDCEPLLRTFEPADLPAVLLHDRDGEHQRDLRAAMAAADDVWSDVLAGFAAPAAARQLVLNDANPLVRDLLGAPPGEVAAAGLRSLYVSALLLAGEPLRARDAELMSGSLAVLLRAGLAGGTHDDAAGGPAGEEQA
- a CDS encoding class I SAM-dependent methyltransferase → MTGTEHYFTAEPASPDERRTRTVHLAGRDVTVETAGGVFSPDHLDAGTDVLLRHVPDPPRDGDLLDLGCGWGPVALSLGLLAPHARVWAVDVNERALDLTRRNAAGLGLDGLRAVRPEDVPDDVRFAAIWSNPPIRVGKETLHAMLRQWLRRLVPGGEAYLVVAKNLGSDSLLRWLADELAGVAAVDRVATARGFRVLRVVAAG
- the hflX gene encoding GTPase HflX encodes the protein MNDPQNPTTREQDAQETAVDAQQAERDAQRVADDVVARVLARAGTAVHEGATVHTAHDGEQLDLEERTSLRRVANLSTELQDVTEVEYRQLRLERVVLVGLWGSGTQESAEISLRELAALAETAGSEVLDGLLQRRHTPDPGTYLGSGKAAELAGVVAAVGADTVVVDGELAPSQRRALEDVVKVKVVDRTALILDIFAQHAKSREGKAQVELAQLEYLLPRLRGWGESMSRQAGGQVGGAGAGMGSRGPGETKIELDRRRIRNRMAKLRREIAAMEPARQTKRASRKKNAIPSVAIAGYTNAGKSSLLNRLTDAGVLVENALFATLDPTVRRAQAADGRVYTLADTVGFVRNLPHQLVEAFRSTLEEVADADLVLHVVDASHPDPEGQIAAVRHVFADIPGAMDVPEIIVLNKADLAEPEALARLRSREHGAVVVSAHTGEGVDALQAVIADQLPRPGVTVDVVIPYDRGDLVHRVHETGEIDAEEHTPHGTALRGRVDAGLASELTAAAVQVR
- the miaA gene encoding tRNA (adenosine(37)-N6)-dimethylallyltransferase MiaA produces the protein MTLVVAVVGPTATGKSDLGVALAEHLGGEVVNADALQLYRGLDIGTAKLTVPERRGVPHHLLDVLEPDEDASVASYQADARAAVAGIAARRHRPVVVGGSGLYVRALLDRIEFPGTDAEVRARLEERVEAEGARALHAELERLDPVAAEGIGPRNARRIVRALEVIALTGRPYSANLPGHDYAVPAVQIGLDCDRAVLDERVLARVDRMWAAGLVEEVRGLRDRIGRTASRAVGYAEVLAMLRGGLTEDEARAQVVAGTRRLARKQMGWFGRDPRVHWLDARDPDLVDRALALVADADAGALGLATDDPAPRRSLGS